A single window of Pontibacillus chungwhensis DNA harbors:
- a CDS encoding DeoR/GlpR family DNA-binding transcription regulator: MSLVAEERKRKIVQLLNDKGKVRVNELAEMLDVSTETIRRHLDDLENEHKLKKVYGGAIRVQLETELPHYERTSIRTSEKQLIGRLAAEQVQDHDVIVIDEGSTPLQLIPFLTHKNNLTIMTSSVPALNMLIDYKKKQLIDARVIFIGGEVDADHLRVSGPIAEKIMDDFYVDKAFIATDGVDIRYGITSYDPNKAMFTRKLIEHADETFILADHSKIGQRTYAKMANLEDVFAVICNQSAPAHWNGDLEHYETNWISPQARE, encoded by the coding sequence GTGTCATTGGTAGCAGAAGAGAGAAAGAGAAAGATTGTTCAGTTGTTAAATGATAAAGGAAAAGTGCGTGTGAATGAATTAGCCGAGATGCTAGATGTCTCAACGGAAACGATTCGACGGCACCTGGATGACCTTGAGAATGAACATAAACTGAAGAAAGTGTACGGGGGAGCGATTCGTGTGCAGTTAGAAACTGAACTCCCGCACTATGAGCGAACTTCAATTCGAACATCAGAGAAACAGCTGATTGGTAGACTTGCAGCAGAGCAAGTTCAGGATCATGATGTGATTGTAATTGATGAAGGGAGTACGCCGCTTCAATTAATTCCTTTCCTTACGCACAAGAACAATCTCACCATTATGACAAGTTCGGTACCTGCTTTAAATATGCTTATTGATTATAAGAAGAAGCAACTCATCGATGCAAGAGTGATCTTCATAGGCGGAGAAGTAGATGCAGATCATTTACGTGTATCTGGCCCAATTGCGGAGAAGATCATGGATGATTTCTATGTAGACAAGGCGTTTATTGCGACCGACGGTGTTGATATACGCTATGGGATAACAAGCTATGATCCGAATAAGGCTATGTTTACGAGAAAACTTATCGAGCATGCGGATGAAACGTTTATTTTGGCTGATCACTCTAAGATAGGTCAACGAACTTATGCGAAAATGGCGAACCTTGAAGACGTTTTTGCTGTCATTTGTAATCAGTCAGCTCCAGCTCATTGGAATGGTGATTTAGAACATTATGAAACAAATTGGATTTCCCCTCAGGCCAGAGAATAG
- a CDS encoding globin-coupled sensor protein has translation MPLLSLLTKREKRQHEEMNVEGFDVCLEVPEEIRRQLDVIGLNERDLQVMRWLEPIVCNHIDEITEEFYANITKQPNLLEIIDHHSTLERLKSTLKQHIEELFNGQVDKNFLEKRYRIAFAHVRVGLETKWYVGAFQSLLNSSFDILKTEVKDPDHFCESIQSLTKMLNFEQQLVIEAYEQEHKRLRHEQQEQAEELHRKVRDVAHELAGTSQETSSSITELTSQSYNVKEMANQGIELAKKSEHASETGKRQVEYQNENMENMEQGMERITKNAQGLRDVSKRITEVIDIVSGIAEQTNLLALNASIESARAGEYGKGFAVVAEEIRKLSEQTKDSTSTVADLIKDVNQQSAHVTESIDNIRSFVELGKDSMKETTDSFGTILTDMRETVQQNERIDQEIRQLLENIKEMDEASATVASSADRLTQMTEQM, from the coding sequence ATGCCACTACTTAGTTTATTGACCAAAAGAGAGAAGCGCCAACATGAAGAGATGAACGTAGAAGGATTTGATGTTTGTCTTGAAGTTCCTGAGGAGATCAGAAGACAGCTTGATGTGATCGGACTAAATGAGAGAGATCTACAAGTGATGAGATGGCTAGAGCCGATCGTTTGTAATCATATTGATGAAATTACAGAAGAGTTTTATGCCAATATTACCAAGCAACCGAATTTATTAGAAATTATTGATCATCATAGTACGCTTGAACGTTTGAAATCGACGTTGAAACAGCATATAGAAGAGCTGTTTAATGGCCAAGTAGATAAGAATTTCCTCGAGAAGCGGTATCGCATTGCGTTTGCTCACGTGCGTGTAGGGTTGGAAACGAAGTGGTATGTAGGGGCGTTTCAAAGCCTGTTAAATTCTTCGTTTGATATCCTGAAAACTGAGGTGAAAGATCCTGACCATTTCTGCGAATCGATTCAATCACTGACAAAGATGCTGAACTTCGAACAACAGCTCGTCATTGAGGCTTACGAACAGGAACATAAAAGGCTTCGTCATGAACAACAAGAGCAGGCGGAAGAACTGCACCGCAAAGTTCGTGATGTAGCCCATGAGTTAGCCGGTACTTCTCAGGAAACTAGTTCCTCGATCACCGAGCTTACATCTCAATCTTATAATGTGAAAGAAATGGCGAACCAGGGTATTGAATTAGCTAAGAAATCTGAACACGCCTCAGAAACCGGAAAAAGGCAAGTGGAGTATCAAAATGAGAATATGGAAAACATGGAACAAGGCATGGAAAGAATCACAAAGAATGCACAAGGGTTAAGGGATGTTTCGAAACGCATTACGGAAGTGATTGATATTGTGAGTGGGATCGCTGAGCAAACGAATCTGCTTGCTTTAAATGCTTCTATTGAATCTGCACGTGCAGGGGAGTATGGAAAAGGGTTTGCGGTGGTAGCTGAAGAGATTCGAAAACTTTCTGAACAGACGAAAGACTCTACGTCGACGGTTGCTGATTTGATTAAGGATGTGAATCAGCAGAGTGCCCACGTAACAGAATCGATTGATAATATACGTTCGTTTGTAGAACTAGGGAAGGACAGCATGAAGGAGACAACGGACTCGTTTGGTACGATTTTAACGGATATGCGAGAGACAGTTCAGCAAAATGAGCGGATTGATCAAGAGATTAGACAATTACTTGAGAATATTAAAGAGATGGATGAAGCGTCTGCAACTGTAGCCTCCTCAGCCGATCGTTTAACTCAAATGACCGAACAAATGTAA